The proteins below are encoded in one region of Peribacillus muralis:
- a CDS encoding MMPL family transporter has product MRGIIKARWLVLIIWVAITAGLMFSAPNIANLVRDKGQLDVPAEYSSGKANELMKELQDDDESQVALVFHGDKKLTSSELKEIKLAIEKLEKDKSKLGITEIMTHFKEDSLKDQLVSKDGSTILASITMALGDREAKDVIDALYKELEQVDIEHYYTSSWMIDEDLNTNSQEGLKKTEGITVVFILAVLLIVFRSVVTPIIPLITVGFTYLCSQSIVSFLVDRWDFPISSYTQIFLVCILFGIGTDYCILLLSRFKEELSAQESLVEAIVETYRTAGKTVFFSGLTVMIGFAAIGFSTFKLYQSAAAVAIGVFILLLALYTIVPFFMAVLGKRLFWPAKGKLAHSESKLWGILGNFSLNRPVLALVIVAIICVPFLFVYDGDISYNSLEEAGDDVPSIMAFNIISDEFGPGQSMPTQIVIKNDERMDSEDYVALAEKIGQEVAKVDQVDLVRSMTRPAGEPIKDLFVSNQAETLEKGIGEGNDGIKEISDGLKTAGNELSDSGPRLKQATDGIGGLISGTDELKSGVGQVEKALTSIEAGMRDGSSGTADIKAGLNEVKANLEKLAAGSEKLLGGYRQSANGLTELTNGYKQIQTNLTSVSQSLAGLNPSFEQVEGAHPELQADASYQKIKQTVQGAQSGLDPMAAGLSELNRNLGAVSGGLNAANKNMAGIVNGQNALGSGLNRLISGVDDLQKGLSTMANGQGEVINNLSQFKGGLTNLNNGQQELLNGFSSLGGQLTDLEDGLNQSADGLNEVHDGLSSAQGYLSGLAKTDKTVTGMYIPKEVVESKEFGEALNAYLSEDGKVMTMDVVFKENPYSNEAIEQIDSLEETVERVTKGTKLENAQVAIGGITSTHHDLSIMSEADFSRTVILMLSGIAIILFFMLRSLVMPIYLIVSLVLTYYTAAAITELIFVNILGYAGIGWAVPFFAFVILIALGIDYSIFLMDRFNEMKDKPVKEAMRLSMSKMGTVIISAAVILGGTFAAMMPAGVLSLLEIATLILVGLGLYAFVILPLFIPVMVATFGNANWWPFLKNKE; this is encoded by the coding sequence TCGGCTCCGAATATTGCAAACCTTGTTCGGGATAAAGGCCAGCTTGATGTTCCGGCAGAGTATTCCTCCGGGAAAGCCAATGAACTCATGAAAGAGCTCCAAGATGATGATGAGTCCCAGGTAGCTCTCGTATTTCATGGCGATAAGAAGCTGACATCTTCGGAACTGAAGGAAATCAAGCTCGCCATCGAAAAGCTTGAAAAGGATAAATCCAAGCTTGGCATCACGGAAATCATGACTCATTTTAAAGAGGACTCGCTAAAGGATCAGTTGGTTTCCAAGGATGGTTCAACGATCTTGGCATCCATCACGATGGCCTTGGGGGACAGGGAAGCCAAGGATGTGATCGATGCTCTTTATAAGGAACTGGAACAGGTGGATATCGAGCATTATTACACTAGCAGCTGGATGATCGATGAAGATCTTAATACCAATTCCCAAGAGGGGCTGAAAAAAACCGAAGGCATTACGGTCGTTTTCATTTTGGCTGTATTGCTGATCGTCTTCCGCTCAGTGGTGACACCGATCATTCCGTTAATCACCGTAGGCTTTACGTATTTATGTTCACAATCCATCGTTTCATTCTTGGTCGATCGATGGGACTTTCCAATTTCATCTTACACACAAATATTCCTTGTCTGCATTTTATTTGGAATCGGCACCGATTATTGCATTTTGTTGCTTAGTCGGTTCAAGGAGGAGTTGTCTGCCCAGGAGTCATTGGTCGAGGCTATCGTGGAGACATATCGAACGGCAGGAAAGACGGTTTTCTTCAGCGGGCTGACCGTAATGATTGGCTTTGCGGCAATCGGTTTCTCTACTTTTAAGCTGTATCAATCTGCTGCAGCCGTCGCGATCGGGGTATTCATATTGCTGCTTGCCCTTTATACGATCGTTCCATTTTTCATGGCGGTTTTAGGCAAAAGGTTATTTTGGCCTGCAAAAGGGAAGCTTGCGCATAGTGAAAGTAAGTTATGGGGGATTCTTGGGAATTTTTCTTTGAATCGTCCCGTATTGGCGTTAGTGATCGTTGCAATCATTTGCGTGCCATTTTTGTTCGTATATGATGGGGACATTTCCTATAACTCCCTAGAGGAAGCAGGCGATGATGTTCCTTCGATCATGGCATTTAACATCATTTCCGACGAATTCGGACCGGGACAGTCGATGCCAACACAAATCGTCATAAAAAATGACGAACGGATGGACTCGGAGGATTATGTCGCGCTCGCAGAGAAAATCGGTCAGGAAGTAGCCAAGGTCGATCAAGTCGATTTAGTGCGATCCATGACCCGCCCGGCAGGAGAGCCCATTAAGGACCTATTTGTCTCCAATCAAGCTGAAACGCTGGAAAAAGGCATCGGGGAAGGTAATGACGGGATCAAAGAAATCAGTGACGGGTTAAAAACGGCAGGCAATGAGCTCTCCGATTCAGGACCGCGCTTGAAGCAAGCGACGGACGGGATAGGGGGACTCATTTCCGGCACTGATGAGTTAAAGAGCGGTGTAGGTCAGGTGGAGAAAGCATTAACGAGCATTGAAGCGGGAATGCGTGACGGGTCTTCCGGAACAGCTGATATAAAAGCCGGGCTGAATGAAGTGAAGGCCAACTTGGAGAAGCTGGCTGCCGGAAGCGAAAAGCTTCTCGGGGGCTATCGGCAATCCGCTAATGGCCTGACTGAGCTGACGAATGGTTATAAACAGATTCAAACGAATTTGACGTCTGTGTCTCAAAGTCTGGCTGGTTTAAATCCTTCCTTCGAGCAAGTGGAAGGGGCACATCCTGAATTACAGGCAGATGCCTCTTATCAAAAAATCAAGCAAACCGTACAAGGGGCGCAGAGTGGCTTGGATCCCATGGCAGCAGGACTTTCCGAGCTCAATCGGAATCTTGGCGCAGTGTCAGGTGGTTTGAATGCGGCAAACAAAAATATGGCAGGAATCGTAAACGGGCAGAATGCTCTAGGGAGCGGGCTGAACCGATTGATTTCAGGTGTGGATGACTTACAAAAAGGTCTAAGCACGATGGCCAATGGTCAGGGTGAAGTCATTAATAATTTGTCACAATTCAAAGGCGGGCTAACTAACCTCAACAATGGGCAGCAAGAACTCCTGAATGGTTTTTCAAGCCTTGGCGGGCAGCTTACCGATTTGGAAGATGGTTTGAATCAAAGCGCAGATGGCCTGAATGAAGTGCATGATGGATTATCGTCTGCACAAGGATATTTATCCGGGTTGGCAAAAACGGATAAAACGGTAACAGGCATGTACATTCCAAAGGAAGTAGTGGAAAGCAAAGAATTTGGTGAAGCATTGAACGCGTACTTATCCGAGGATGGTAAAGTGATGACAATGGATGTGGTCTTCAAGGAGAATCCATATTCCAATGAAGCGATCGAGCAAATCGACTCGCTCGAGGAAACGGTAGAAAGGGTCACAAAAGGTACAAAGCTTGAAAATGCGCAGGTGGCAATAGGGGGAATCACAAGTACCCATCATGACTTGAGCATAATGTCCGAGGCTGATTTTTCACGCACTGTCATTCTGATGCTATCGGGGATTGCAATCATTCTCTTTTTCATGCTGCGTTCCCTGGTGATGCCGATTTACCTGATTGTGTCGCTCGTTTTGACATATTATACAGCTGCAGCGATAACAGAATTGATTTTTGTGAATATTCTTGGTTATGCAGGCATCGGCTGGGCGGTACCTTTCTTTGCCTTCGTCATCCTGATCGCCCTGGGCATTGACTATAGCATTTTCTTGATGGATCGTTTTAATGAAATGAAAGATAAACCGGTGAAGGAAGCGATGCGGCTGTCAATGAGTAAAATGGGGACAGTGATCATCTCTGCGGCTGTCATTCTTGGCGGGACGTTTGCTGCCATGATGCCTGCGGGAGTTTTATCACTCTTGGAAATTGCCACATTAATTTTGGTCGGGCTTGGCTTATATGCGTTCGTCATCTTGCCGCTGTTCATTCCGGTAATGGTTGCAACGTTTGGAAACGCGAATTGGTGGCCATTTTTGAAAAACAAGGAATGA
- a CDS encoding SIS domain-containing protein has protein sequence MMNSYFKEVQALLSTVVEKEKQAMNEAVERISTCIMSDGIVHLFGSGHSHILTEEVFYRAGGLAAIRPIFVEDLMLFKGASRSSQLERQNDLSEKFMQGEDIRPGDVCIVISSSGVNPVPIDVAIIAKEKGAFIIGLTSPEYAASCPSRHKQKLYLHDVVDLVIDNHISKGDTLLKSNNITFGSGSTVTGAVLLNMIFTEVIETIIESGVTPPVFLSSNIEGADEHNQQLIAKYKTRIPQL, from the coding sequence ATAATGAACTCATATTTCAAAGAAGTGCAGGCTCTACTTTCCACTGTTGTAGAAAAGGAAAAGCAAGCAATGAATGAAGCTGTGGAAAGAATATCAACTTGCATCATGTCTGACGGAATCGTCCATTTATTCGGAAGTGGACATTCCCACATTTTGACGGAAGAGGTATTCTACAGGGCAGGCGGATTGGCTGCCATCCGGCCGATATTCGTTGAAGATTTAATGCTTTTCAAAGGGGCATCAAGATCATCGCAACTTGAACGGCAAAATGATTTATCAGAAAAATTCATGCAGGGTGAAGATATTCGTCCTGGTGATGTTTGCATCGTCATTTCATCCTCAGGTGTCAATCCCGTCCCGATCGATGTCGCTATAATCGCCAAGGAAAAAGGCGCCTTTATCATAGGATTGACCTCTCCCGAGTATGCAGCGAGTTGTCCATCCAGGCATAAACAAAAGCTTTATCTCCATGATGTTGTGGATTTAGTCATAGATAACCATATTTCCAAAGGCGATACTTTGCTGAAATCGAACAATATTACATTTGGATCTGGATCGACCGTAACCGGCGCCGTCCTCCTAAACATGATCTTCACAGAAGTCATTGAAACGATCATTGAATCAGGAGTGACCCCCCCAGTATTCCTAAGCAGCAATATCGAAGGGGCCGATGAACACAATCAACAACTCATCGCGAAATATAAAACAAGAATTCCCCAATTATGA